One window from the genome of Myxocyprinus asiaticus isolate MX2 ecotype Aquarium Trade chromosome 30, UBuf_Myxa_2, whole genome shotgun sequence encodes:
- the LOC127421340 gene encoding nuclear transcription factor Y subunit gamma-like isoform X4 has translation MSADSFGAGSSDAQQSLQSFWPRVMEEIRNLTVKDFRVQELPLARIKKIMKLDEDVKMISAEAPVLFAKAAQIFITELTLRAWIHTEDNKRRTLQRNDIAMAITKFDQFDFLIDIVPRDDLKPPKRQEEVRQSVAPTEPVQYYFTLAQQPGTVQVQGQQQGQQVATPTTTTLQPGQIIITQPQQGQSAPVTMQVGEGQQVQIVQAAAQGQAQAAQPAGQTMQVMQQIITNTGEIQQIPVQLNTGQLQYIRLAQPVTGTQVVQGQIQTLAANTQQISQTEVQQGQQQFNQFTDGQQLYQIQQVTMPAGQELAQPMFIQSTNQTADGQVTTQVSAD, from the exons ATGTCGGCAGATTCATTTGGAGCGGGGAGCAGCGATGCCCAACAGAGCCTTCAGTCCTTTTGGCCCAGAGTCATGGAAGAGATCAGGAATCTTACAGTG AAGGATTTCCGTGTGCAAGAGCTTCCTCTTGCTCGCATCAAGAAAATTATGAAACTGGATGAGGATGTGAAG ATGATCAGCGCTGAAGCACCAGTGCTGTTTGCCAAAGCGGCACAAATCTTCATCACAGAGCTCACTCTCAGAGCTTGGATCCACACTGAGGATAACAAACGGCGTACGCTACAG AGGAATGATATTGCCATGGCTATCACTAAGTTTGACCAGTTTGACTTCCTCATTGATATCGTCCCACGAGATGACCTCAAACCACCGAAACGACAG gaggaAGTGCGTCAGTCTGTCGCCCCGACTGAGCCAGTCCAGTACTACTTTACTCTGGCACAGCAGCCCGGCACAGTGCAGGTCCAAGGACAGCAGCAAGGCCAGCAGGTGGCTACTCCCACCACCACCACACTACAACCAGGGCAGATTATCATCACTCAGCCCCAGCAGGGCCAG AGTGCTCCAGTGACAATGCAGGTGGGCGAAGGCCAGCAGGTGCAGATTGTGCAGGCCGCTGCACAGGGACAGGCACAGGCAGCACAGCCAGCTGGACAGACTATGCAGGTTATGCAGCAGATCATCACCAACACAGGAGAGATCCAGCAGATTCCA GTGCAGCTCAACACTGGTCAGCTGCAGTACATTCGCTTGGCTCAGCCAGTCACGGGTACACAGGTTGTTCAAGGACAAATACAGACACTTGCAGCAAATACTCAGCAG ATTTCACAGACGGAAGTACAACAGGGTCAACAACAGTTCAACCAGTTTACTGATGGGCAG CAGTTgtatcagatccagcaggtgacgATGCCAGCAGGGCAGGAGCTGGCCCAGCCCATGTTCATTCAGTCCACTAACCAGACAGCCGATGGGCAGGTCACCACGCAGGTCAGTGCGGACTGA
- the LOC127421340 gene encoding nuclear transcription factor Y subunit gamma-like isoform X3, with protein sequence MSADSFGAGSSDAQQSLQSFWPRVMEEIRNLTVKDFRVQELPLARIKKIMKLDEDVKMISAEAPVLFAKAAQIFITELTLRAWIHTEDNKRRTLQRNDIAMAITKFDQFDFLIDIVPRDDLKPPKRQEEVRQSVAPTEPVQYYFTLAQQPGTVQVQGQQQGQQVATPTTTTLQPGQIIITQPQQGQVLQGTTMQQLQQVQVAQSQSAPVTMQVGEGQQVQIVQAAAQGQAQAAQPAGQTMQVMQQIITNTGEIQQIPVQLNTGQLQYIRLAQPVTGTQVVQGQIQTLAANTQQISQTEVQQGQQQFNQFTDGQQLYQIQQVTMPAGQELAQPMFIQSTNQTADGQVTTQVSAD encoded by the exons ATGTCGGCAGATTCATTTGGAGCGGGGAGCAGCGATGCCCAACAGAGCCTTCAGTCCTTTTGGCCCAGAGTCATGGAAGAGATCAGGAATCTTACAGTG AAGGATTTCCGTGTGCAAGAGCTTCCTCTTGCTCGCATCAAGAAAATTATGAAACTGGATGAGGATGTGAAG ATGATCAGCGCTGAAGCACCAGTGCTGTTTGCCAAAGCGGCACAAATCTTCATCACAGAGCTCACTCTCAGAGCTTGGATCCACACTGAGGATAACAAACGGCGTACGCTACAG AGGAATGATATTGCCATGGCTATCACTAAGTTTGACCAGTTTGACTTCCTCATTGATATCGTCCCACGAGATGACCTCAAACCACCGAAACGACAG gaggaAGTGCGTCAGTCTGTCGCCCCGACTGAGCCAGTCCAGTACTACTTTACTCTGGCACAGCAGCCCGGCACAGTGCAGGTCCAAGGACAGCAGCAAGGCCAGCAGGTGGCTACTCCCACCACCACCACACTACAACCAGGGCAGATTATCATCACTCAGCCCCAGCAGGGCCAG GTATTGCAGGGAACCACCATGCAGCAGCTTCAGCAGGTGCAGGTCGCTCAATCACAG AGTGCTCCAGTGACAATGCAGGTGGGCGAAGGCCAGCAGGTGCAGATTGTGCAGGCCGCTGCACAGGGACAGGCACAGGCAGCACAGCCAGCTGGACAGACTATGCAGGTTATGCAGCAGATCATCACCAACACAGGAGAGATCCAGCAGATTCCA GTGCAGCTCAACACTGGTCAGCTGCAGTACATTCGCTTGGCTCAGCCAGTCACGGGTACACAGGTTGTTCAAGGACAAATACAGACACTTGCAGCAAATACTCAGCAG ATTTCACAGACGGAAGTACAACAGGGTCAACAACAGTTCAACCAGTTTACTGATGGGCAG CAGTTgtatcagatccagcaggtgacgATGCCAGCAGGGCAGGAGCTGGCCCAGCCCATGTTCATTCAGTCCACTAACCAGACAGCCGATGGGCAGGTCACCACGCAGGTCAGTGCGGACTGA
- the LOC127421340 gene encoding nuclear transcription factor Y subunit gamma-like isoform X1 — translation MSADSFGAGSSDAQQSLQSFWPRVMEEIRNLTVKDFRVQELPLARIKKIMKLDEDVKMISAEAPVLFAKAAQIFITELTLRAWIHTEDNKRRTLQRNDIAMAITKFDQFDFLIDIVPRDDLKPPKRQEEVRQSVAPTEPVQYYFTLAQQPGTVQVQGQQQGQQVATPTTTTLQPGQIIITQPQQGQVLQGTTMQQLQQVQVAQSQVTPMTSAPVTMQVGEGQQVQIVQAAAQGQAQAAQPAGQTMQVMQQIITNTGEIQQIPVQLNTGQLQYIRLAQPVTGTQVVQGQIQTLAANTQQISQTEVQQGQQQFNQFTDGQQLYQIQQVTMPAGQELAQPMFIQSTNQTADGQVTTQVSAD, via the exons ATGTCGGCAGATTCATTTGGAGCGGGGAGCAGCGATGCCCAACAGAGCCTTCAGTCCTTTTGGCCCAGAGTCATGGAAGAGATCAGGAATCTTACAGTG AAGGATTTCCGTGTGCAAGAGCTTCCTCTTGCTCGCATCAAGAAAATTATGAAACTGGATGAGGATGTGAAG ATGATCAGCGCTGAAGCACCAGTGCTGTTTGCCAAAGCGGCACAAATCTTCATCACAGAGCTCACTCTCAGAGCTTGGATCCACACTGAGGATAACAAACGGCGTACGCTACAG AGGAATGATATTGCCATGGCTATCACTAAGTTTGACCAGTTTGACTTCCTCATTGATATCGTCCCACGAGATGACCTCAAACCACCGAAACGACAG gaggaAGTGCGTCAGTCTGTCGCCCCGACTGAGCCAGTCCAGTACTACTTTACTCTGGCACAGCAGCCCGGCACAGTGCAGGTCCAAGGACAGCAGCAAGGCCAGCAGGTGGCTACTCCCACCACCACCACACTACAACCAGGGCAGATTATCATCACTCAGCCCCAGCAGGGCCAG GTATTGCAGGGAACCACCATGCAGCAGCTTCAGCAGGTGCAGGTCGCTCAATCACAGGTGACCCCTATGACG AGTGCTCCAGTGACAATGCAGGTGGGCGAAGGCCAGCAGGTGCAGATTGTGCAGGCCGCTGCACAGGGACAGGCACAGGCAGCACAGCCAGCTGGACAGACTATGCAGGTTATGCAGCAGATCATCACCAACACAGGAGAGATCCAGCAGATTCCA GTGCAGCTCAACACTGGTCAGCTGCAGTACATTCGCTTGGCTCAGCCAGTCACGGGTACACAGGTTGTTCAAGGACAAATACAGACACTTGCAGCAAATACTCAGCAG ATTTCACAGACGGAAGTACAACAGGGTCAACAACAGTTCAACCAGTTTACTGATGGGCAG CAGTTgtatcagatccagcaggtgacgATGCCAGCAGGGCAGGAGCTGGCCCAGCCCATGTTCATTCAGTCCACTAACCAGACAGCCGATGGGCAGGTCACCACGCAGGTCAGTGCGGACTGA
- the LOC127421340 gene encoding nuclear transcription factor Y subunit gamma-like isoform X2, producing MSADSFGAGSSDAQQSLQSFWPRVMEEIRNLTVDFRVQELPLARIKKIMKLDEDVKMISAEAPVLFAKAAQIFITELTLRAWIHTEDNKRRTLQRNDIAMAITKFDQFDFLIDIVPRDDLKPPKRQEEVRQSVAPTEPVQYYFTLAQQPGTVQVQGQQQGQQVATPTTTTLQPGQIIITQPQQGQVLQGTTMQQLQQVQVAQSQVTPMTSAPVTMQVGEGQQVQIVQAAAQGQAQAAQPAGQTMQVMQQIITNTGEIQQIPVQLNTGQLQYIRLAQPVTGTQVVQGQIQTLAANTQQISQTEVQQGQQQFNQFTDGQQLYQIQQVTMPAGQELAQPMFIQSTNQTADGQVTTQVSAD from the exons ATGTCGGCAGATTCATTTGGAGCGGGGAGCAGCGATGCCCAACAGAGCCTTCAGTCCTTTTGGCCCAGAGTCATGGAAGAGATCAGGAATCTTACAGTG GATTTCCGTGTGCAAGAGCTTCCTCTTGCTCGCATCAAGAAAATTATGAAACTGGATGAGGATGTGAAG ATGATCAGCGCTGAAGCACCAGTGCTGTTTGCCAAAGCGGCACAAATCTTCATCACAGAGCTCACTCTCAGAGCTTGGATCCACACTGAGGATAACAAACGGCGTACGCTACAG AGGAATGATATTGCCATGGCTATCACTAAGTTTGACCAGTTTGACTTCCTCATTGATATCGTCCCACGAGATGACCTCAAACCACCGAAACGACAG gaggaAGTGCGTCAGTCTGTCGCCCCGACTGAGCCAGTCCAGTACTACTTTACTCTGGCACAGCAGCCCGGCACAGTGCAGGTCCAAGGACAGCAGCAAGGCCAGCAGGTGGCTACTCCCACCACCACCACACTACAACCAGGGCAGATTATCATCACTCAGCCCCAGCAGGGCCAG GTATTGCAGGGAACCACCATGCAGCAGCTTCAGCAGGTGCAGGTCGCTCAATCACAGGTGACCCCTATGACG AGTGCTCCAGTGACAATGCAGGTGGGCGAAGGCCAGCAGGTGCAGATTGTGCAGGCCGCTGCACAGGGACAGGCACAGGCAGCACAGCCAGCTGGACAGACTATGCAGGTTATGCAGCAGATCATCACCAACACAGGAGAGATCCAGCAGATTCCA GTGCAGCTCAACACTGGTCAGCTGCAGTACATTCGCTTGGCTCAGCCAGTCACGGGTACACAGGTTGTTCAAGGACAAATACAGACACTTGCAGCAAATACTCAGCAG ATTTCACAGACGGAAGTACAACAGGGTCAACAACAGTTCAACCAGTTTACTGATGGGCAG CAGTTgtatcagatccagcaggtgacgATGCCAGCAGGGCAGGAGCTGGCCCAGCCCATGTTCATTCAGTCCACTAACCAGACAGCCGATGGGCAGGTCACCACGCAGGTCAGTGCGGACTGA